A single genomic interval of Arthrobacter sp. NicSoilB8 harbors:
- a CDS encoding DUF6504 family protein, producing the protein MGMFSESVDVACTPSGQPLRLDWAGRRYTVCAEPVRWYERRQWWTEEARAPIGSGPGLVDHEIWRVQVRAAGEDTAESTLTLDLSRHIGSGRWRLLRIHDALKPLRKPETA; encoded by the coding sequence GTGGGGATGTTCAGCGAGTCCGTCGATGTTGCCTGCACGCCCTCCGGGCAGCCACTGCGCCTGGACTGGGCGGGCCGGCGCTACACGGTCTGTGCGGAACCCGTCCGCTGGTATGAACGCCGCCAGTGGTGGACGGAGGAAGCCCGGGCGCCGATAGGGAGCGGTCCGGGCCTGGTCGACCATGAGATCTGGCGGGTCCAGGTGCGCGCCGCCGGGGAAGACACCGCGGAATCCACCCTCACCCTGGACCTGAGCCGGCACATCGGCAGCGGCCGGTGGCGGCTCCTGCGGATCCACGACGCCCTGAAGCCCCTGCGGAAGCCCGAAACAGCATGA
- the dnaE gene encoding DNA polymerase III subunit alpha, protein MNFTHLHVSTAFSAHYGVSWPEELAAAAAADGATALACTDRDGLYGTVKHLKACMAAGLDAIVGVDLAVFDDDGDLRTQLGGRVVVLAHGHNNGAGYRALCRLISDAHARTTGKAGGAVPVAVTRAELASRTVDPETLQPVLTVLIGPDSDVGRAMSGRRYLRPRTLFKRWLDALPPGTLAAEVVSQLSPPGEPLSTAHAVRMLKLAAEHGVPAVLSNAVRYVAEDGAATADVLDSARTLKSLPELSAAPLLQPNGQGWLKSAARMLQLGQEIIHAAGYGTTDLNRLLAQTEALADRCRMDPVADMGWKQPVVPEASVIGIAGDALAELTLRCEAGIGRRFPGISGQQERQMRDRLKHELRIIDSLGFASYFLTVAEVSRMILALGVRAAARGSGASSLVNYLIDISQVNPLQHDLIFERFLSRDRATLPDIDIDVESAERHNVYRKIFERFGAERVTLMSMQNGYRARGAVRDAGLALGMDESEVGEIAKQLWRFSACHFREALMEKPELKEFANRVEQRGFTENQQLDLLVDLTERLDRLPRHISMHPCGVILGDATLLDRTPVQPSGLGLPMSQFDKHDMDPMGMLKLDVLGVRMQSAMAFAVREVIRLHPSKAEVVAAGAHPAGPDGTGPAYIAEDGHIDLNAVPLDDEPTFELIRSTHTLGCFQIESPGQRELIGKMAPREFNDLIIDISLFRPGPMKSDMVRPFLEHRHGFAPEIYPHPDLKPVLKETHGVTVFHEQILKTFDVMTRCGLARADEFRRALGNEVLEGKVEEFFRKEARARNYSPEVVDKVWGTLKAFGSFGFCKAHGAAFAVPTYQSAWLKAHHPEAFLAGLWEHDPGMYPKRLLVAEARRLGIPILPLDINRSRAEYRVEPVESGPDQGKLGIRLSLNGIFGLSGAELKRIVAGQPYDSLADLRARSRLSRPSIQRLAQLGAFDSLHRASGGAANRADLVQHLQKLQARPQRKGVEVIEGQLALPLGDVELRNLEAVLPAPSMVDNVRAELDLMAVDVSEHLMTSHRPLLDRLGVTTADRLLGLRNGTEVLVAGVRVATQTPPMRGGRRVVFISIDDGTGCVDSVFFHEAQEQAGSLLFGTRLLLIRGTTRRTGPRGISISASMAWDLSRPETLPFPEPGPGAAGRHEPSPPGPLAAFLPGPLDGIGRNLAITGLGG, encoded by the coding sequence ATGAACTTCACCCACCTGCACGTCTCCACCGCCTTCAGCGCCCACTACGGCGTCTCGTGGCCGGAGGAACTGGCCGCGGCCGCGGCCGCCGACGGCGCCACCGCGCTGGCCTGCACGGACCGCGACGGCCTGTACGGAACCGTCAAGCACCTGAAGGCGTGCATGGCCGCCGGGCTGGACGCGATCGTCGGCGTGGACCTCGCGGTCTTTGACGACGACGGCGACCTCCGCACCCAGCTCGGGGGACGCGTCGTCGTGCTCGCGCACGGCCACAACAACGGCGCCGGCTACCGGGCGCTGTGCCGGCTGATCTCCGACGCCCACGCCCGCACTACGGGCAAAGCCGGGGGAGCGGTGCCGGTGGCCGTCACCCGGGCGGAGCTGGCCTCCCGCACGGTGGACCCGGAAACCCTCCAGCCGGTCCTGACGGTCCTGATCGGCCCGGACTCCGACGTCGGCCGCGCCATGAGCGGCCGGAGATACCTGCGCCCCCGCACCTTGTTCAAACGCTGGCTGGACGCCCTGCCCCCCGGGACGCTGGCAGCGGAAGTGGTATCCCAGCTGAGTCCGCCCGGGGAGCCGCTGAGCACCGCCCACGCGGTGCGCATGCTCAAACTCGCCGCGGAACACGGGGTGCCCGCCGTGCTGAGCAACGCCGTGCGGTATGTCGCCGAGGACGGCGCGGCCACCGCCGATGTGCTGGACTCGGCGCGGACGCTCAAATCCCTCCCCGAGCTCTCCGCCGCCCCGCTGCTGCAGCCCAACGGGCAGGGCTGGCTCAAATCAGCGGCCCGGATGCTGCAGCTGGGCCAGGAGATCATCCACGCCGCCGGCTACGGCACGACGGACCTCAACCGGCTCCTCGCCCAGACCGAGGCGCTCGCGGACCGCTGCCGCATGGATCCCGTAGCCGACATGGGGTGGAAGCAGCCAGTGGTTCCGGAAGCGTCCGTGATCGGGATCGCCGGCGACGCGCTCGCCGAGCTGACCCTGCGCTGTGAGGCCGGCATCGGCCGCCGCTTCCCGGGCATCTCCGGGCAACAGGAACGGCAGATGCGGGACCGCCTGAAGCACGAGCTCCGGATCATCGACTCGCTGGGCTTCGCCTCCTATTTCCTGACCGTCGCCGAGGTCTCCCGTATGATCCTGGCCCTGGGCGTCCGGGCCGCCGCCCGCGGTTCGGGCGCCTCCAGCCTGGTCAACTACCTGATCGACATCAGCCAGGTGAACCCGCTCCAGCACGACCTCATCTTCGAACGCTTCCTCTCCCGTGACCGCGCCACCCTGCCCGACATCGACATAGACGTTGAAAGCGCCGAACGGCACAACGTCTACCGGAAGATCTTTGAGCGCTTCGGCGCCGAACGGGTCACGCTGATGAGCATGCAGAACGGCTACCGCGCTCGCGGTGCCGTGCGTGACGCCGGCCTGGCCCTGGGCATGGACGAAAGCGAGGTCGGGGAAATCGCCAAGCAGCTGTGGAGGTTCTCGGCCTGCCATTTCCGCGAAGCCCTCATGGAGAAGCCCGAGCTGAAGGAATTCGCTAACCGGGTGGAGCAGCGCGGCTTCACCGAAAACCAGCAACTGGACCTGCTGGTGGACCTCACGGAACGGCTGGACCGGCTGCCCCGCCACATCTCCATGCACCCGTGCGGCGTCATCCTCGGCGATGCCACGCTGCTGGACCGCACCCCCGTTCAGCCCAGCGGCCTGGGGCTGCCCATGAGCCAGTTCGACAAACACGACATGGATCCGATGGGCATGCTCAAACTCGATGTCCTGGGCGTCCGGATGCAGAGCGCCATGGCCTTCGCGGTCCGCGAAGTCATCCGGCTCCACCCCTCCAAGGCCGAGGTGGTGGCCGCCGGCGCGCATCCGGCGGGTCCGGACGGGACGGGACCGGCTTACATTGCCGAGGACGGGCACATCGACCTCAACGCGGTCCCGCTCGACGACGAACCAACCTTTGAACTGATCCGCAGCACCCACACCCTGGGCTGTTTCCAGATCGAATCCCCGGGCCAGCGCGAACTGATCGGCAAGATGGCGCCCCGGGAATTCAACGACCTCATCATTGACATCTCGCTGTTCCGCCCGGGCCCGATGAAATCCGACATGGTCCGGCCCTTCCTGGAACACCGGCACGGATTCGCCCCCGAGATCTACCCGCACCCTGACCTCAAGCCGGTCCTCAAGGAGACCCACGGGGTCACGGTCTTCCACGAACAAATCCTCAAGACCTTCGATGTCATGACCCGGTGCGGGCTGGCGCGCGCCGACGAATTCCGCCGGGCGCTGGGCAACGAGGTGCTGGAGGGCAAAGTGGAGGAGTTCTTCCGGAAAGAAGCGCGGGCCCGGAACTACAGTCCCGAGGTGGTGGACAAGGTCTGGGGCACGCTGAAGGCCTTTGGCAGCTTCGGGTTCTGCAAGGCCCACGGTGCCGCCTTTGCCGTGCCCACTTACCAGTCGGCCTGGCTCAAGGCGCACCACCCGGAGGCCTTCCTGGCAGGGCTCTGGGAACACGACCCCGGCATGTACCCCAAACGCCTGCTCGTGGCCGAGGCCCGCCGGCTCGGCATCCCCATCCTTCCCCTCGACATCAACCGCAGCCGGGCCGAGTACCGGGTGGAGCCGGTGGAATCAGGCCCGGACCAGGGAAAGCTGGGAATCCGGCTGAGCCTGAACGGCATCTTCGGACTCTCCGGCGCCGAGCTGAAACGGATTGTGGCCGGCCAGCCCTACGATTCCCTGGCGGACCTGCGCGCCAGGTCGCGGCTGAGCAGGCCGAGCATCCAGCGGCTGGCCCAGCTCGGCGCCTTCGATTCACTGCACCGGGCCTCCGGGGGAGCGGCCAACCGGGCAGACCTGGTCCAACACCTGCAAAAGCTCCAGGCCCGGCCCCAACGGAAGGGGGTGGAGGTCATCGAGGGCCAGCTGGCGCTGCCCCTGGGTGACGTGGAACTGAGGAACCTGGAAGCGGTGCTGCCCGCCCCCAGCATGGTGGACAACGTCCGGGCTGAACTGGACCTGATGGCCGTGGACGTCAGCGAGCACCTCATGACCAGCCACCGTCCGTTGCTGGACCGGCTCGGCGTCACCACCGCGGACAGGCTCCTGGGGCTGCGCAACGGCACGGAAGTGCTTGTGGCCGGGGTGCGGGTTGCCACCCAGACCCCGCCCATGCGCGGCGGCCGGCGGGTGGTGTTCATCAGTATCGACGACGGCACGGGCTGCGTGGATTCGGTCTTCTTCCACGAGGCGCAGGAGCAGGCCGGGTCACTATTGTTCGGCACACGCCTGCTGCTGATCCGCGGGACCACCCGCAGGACCGGACCGCGGGGGATCAGCATCAGCGCCAGCATGGCCTGGGACCTCAGCCGCCCGGAGACCCTGCCGTTCCCGGAACCGGGCCCCGGCGCCGCGGGCCGGCACGAGCCCTCCCCGCCCGGCCCCCTGGCCGCCTTCCTGCCCGGCCCTCTGGACGGGATCGGCAGGAACCTCGCCATCACCGGGCTGGGCGGCTGA
- a CDS encoding chorismate mutase: MHMPTNHADDKTAQADREQLAAVRVAVDEVDEQIVTLIGRRERLIRIAGTLKADSAEVRAPGRVERVIEHVRATAEKKDIDVELVEKTYRAMIDAFITLELEVYKSST, translated from the coding sequence ATGCACATGCCCACAAATCACGCAGACGACAAGACCGCCCAGGCCGACCGGGAACAGCTCGCTGCCGTGAGGGTGGCTGTTGACGAGGTGGACGAGCAGATCGTGACCCTGATCGGACGCCGCGAACGGCTGATCCGGATCGCCGGAACCCTCAAGGCGGACAGCGCTGAGGTCCGTGCACCCGGGCGCGTGGAGCGCGTCATCGAACACGTCCGCGCCACGGCGGAAAAGAAGGACATCGACGTCGAGCTCGTCGAAAAGACCTACCGGGCCATGATCGATGCCTTCATCACCCTCGAGCTGGAAGTGTACAAGTCCAGCACGTAG
- the thrS gene encoding threonine--tRNA ligase produces MSDAQQITLLVDGEENKVTTGTTGAELFFERRDVVVARVNGELKDLDQPLPEDAAVEAVTIDSPDGLNVLRHSTAHVMAQAVQQLRPDAKLGIGPYITDGFYFDFDVAEPFTPEDLRQLEKMMQKIINQNQKFVRRVVTEDQAREAMKDEPYKLELLGKKNEAADAGEGVNVEVGAGDITIYDNVDRKSGDSIWCDLCRGPHLPNTKLISNAFALTRSSAAYWLGNQNNQQLQRIYGTAWPTKDALKAYQERIAEAERRDHRKLGAELDLFSFPDELGSGLPVFHPKGGIIRKAMEDYSRQRHVDAGYEFVYTPHITKGHLYEVSGHLDWYREGMFPAMHIDAELNEDGTVRKPGQDYYLKPMNCPMHNLIFRSRGRSYRELPLRLFEFGSVYRYEKSGVVHGLTRVRGMTQDDAHIYCTREQMKDELTTTLNFVLGLLKDYGLDDFYLELSTKNPDKFVGDDATWEEATRTLAEVAEASGLELIPDPGGAAFYGPKISVQAKDALGRTWQMSTIQLDFNLPERFELEFQAADGTRQRPVMIHRALFGSVERFMGVLTEHYAGAFPAWLAPVQVVGIPVAEAFNDYMFDVVGQLKAAGIRAEVDISSDRFPKKIRTASKDKIPFVLIAGGDDAEAGAVSFRFRDGSQDNGVPVAEAVQRIVDAVRNRTS; encoded by the coding sequence GTGTCAGATGCCCAGCAGATCACCCTTCTCGTCGACGGCGAAGAGAACAAGGTGACTACCGGGACCACCGGCGCGGAACTCTTCTTTGAGCGCCGCGATGTTGTTGTGGCCCGCGTCAACGGCGAGTTGAAGGACCTGGACCAGCCCCTTCCCGAGGACGCCGCGGTCGAGGCTGTCACCATTGATTCCCCCGACGGGCTCAACGTCCTGCGCCACTCCACGGCCCACGTCATGGCCCAGGCCGTGCAGCAGCTGCGCCCCGACGCGAAGCTCGGCATCGGCCCCTACATCACGGACGGTTTCTACTTCGACTTCGACGTCGCGGAACCGTTTACCCCGGAAGACCTCCGCCAGCTGGAAAAGATGATGCAGAAGATCATCAACCAGAACCAGAAGTTCGTGCGCCGCGTCGTCACCGAGGACCAGGCCCGCGAGGCGATGAAGGACGAGCCCTACAAGCTCGAACTGCTGGGCAAGAAGAACGAGGCCGCCGACGCCGGCGAGGGCGTCAACGTCGAGGTGGGCGCCGGCGACATCACGATCTACGACAACGTGGACCGCAAGAGCGGGGACAGCATCTGGTGCGACCTGTGCCGCGGCCCGCACCTGCCGAACACCAAACTGATCTCCAACGCCTTCGCCCTGACCCGGTCCTCGGCCGCTTACTGGCTGGGCAACCAGAACAACCAGCAGCTGCAGCGCATCTACGGCACCGCCTGGCCCACCAAAGATGCGCTCAAGGCCTACCAGGAGCGCATCGCCGAAGCCGAGCGCCGCGACCACCGCAAGCTCGGCGCGGAGCTGGACCTGTTCTCCTTCCCGGACGAGCTCGGTTCCGGCCTGCCGGTGTTCCACCCCAAGGGCGGCATCATCCGCAAGGCCATGGAGGACTACTCCAGGCAGCGCCACGTGGATGCCGGCTACGAGTTCGTCTACACCCCGCACATCACCAAGGGCCACCTGTACGAGGTCTCCGGCCACCTGGACTGGTACCGCGAGGGCATGTTCCCGGCGATGCACATCGACGCGGAACTGAACGAGGACGGCACGGTCCGTAAGCCCGGCCAGGACTACTACCTCAAGCCGATGAACTGCCCCATGCACAACCTGATTTTCCGCTCCCGCGGACGCTCCTACCGTGAACTCCCGCTCCGGCTCTTCGAATTCGGCTCGGTCTACCGCTACGAGAAGTCCGGCGTGGTGCACGGCCTCACGCGCGTCCGGGGCATGACCCAGGACGACGCCCACATCTACTGCACCCGCGAGCAGATGAAGGACGAGCTCACCACCACGCTGAACTTTGTCCTCGGCCTGCTCAAGGACTACGGCCTGGACGACTTCTACCTCGAGCTCTCCACCAAGAACCCGGACAAGTTCGTCGGCGACGACGCCACCTGGGAGGAAGCCACCCGCACCTTGGCCGAAGTGGCCGAAGCCTCCGGGCTTGAGCTCATCCCGGATCCGGGCGGAGCCGCGTTCTACGGCCCCAAGATTTCGGTCCAGGCCAAGGACGCGCTCGGCCGCACCTGGCAGATGTCCACCATCCAGCTGGACTTCAACCTGCCCGAACGCTTCGAGCTCGAGTTCCAGGCCGCCGACGGCACCCGCCAGCGGCCCGTGATGATCCACCGTGCCCTGTTCGGCTCGGTGGAGCGCTTCATGGGCGTGCTGACCGAACACTACGCCGGTGCCTTCCCCGCCTGGCTGGCACCCGTCCAGGTGGTGGGCATCCCGGTGGCGGAGGCCTTCAACGACTACATGTTCGACGTCGTGGGCCAGCTCAAGGCGGCCGGCATCCGAGCCGAGGTGGACATCTCCTCGGACCGGTTCCCGAAGAAGATCCGCACTGCCAGCAAAGACAAAATCCCGTTCGTGCTGATCGCCGGCGGTGACGACGCCGAGGCCGGAGCGGTGTCCTTCCGTTTCCGCGACGGCAGCCAGGACAACGGCGTGCCCGTCGCCGAGGCCGTCCAGCGGATCGTCGACGCTGTCCGGAACCGGACCAGCTAG
- a CDS encoding VOC family protein, translating to MQPRVDLISLGVRSVDASRRFYVDGLGWPVHREVPGEVLFIQVNHGLLLSLWDAGQMQSEAATDPPAGIASITLSHNLASTAEVDWVMAEAESAGALIVAAPKTQPWGGYTGYFADPDGYRWEVAFNPGWAVDGGGKVTL from the coding sequence ATGCAGCCACGAGTCGACTTAATTTCGCTGGGTGTCCGCAGTGTTGACGCCTCACGCCGCTTCTACGTTGATGGCCTCGGATGGCCCGTCCACCGGGAAGTCCCCGGCGAGGTGCTCTTCATCCAGGTCAACCACGGCCTCCTCCTCTCGCTCTGGGACGCGGGCCAGATGCAGTCCGAAGCGGCCACCGATCCCCCTGCCGGCATTGCGTCCATCACACTGAGCCACAACCTTGCCAGCACGGCGGAAGTCGACTGGGTGATGGCCGAGGCCGAGTCCGCCGGAGCCCTCATCGTCGCGGCACCGAAGACCCAGCCCTGGGGCGGTTACACCGGCTACTTCGCCGATCCCGACGGCTACCGCTGGGAGGTCGCCTTCAACCCCGGCTGGGCGGTCGACGGCGGCGGCAAAGTGACACTGTGA